The DNA sequence CCGGTGCCGGGCCCGGCCGCGTACCGGTCAGCCCTTGTTCTTGATCTCCGCGTTCCAGTGGTTGATCCACTCGGTTTCCTTGGCGGCCACCACGGACCAGTCCACGTTCATCGGCTTGAGGTCGAGCTCGGTCAGCCACTGCGGCTGCTCGGCGATCTCGACGGCCGGGATCTGGAAGTAGTCGCGGGCCAGGTCGGCGCGCAGGCCGTCCTCGTAGAGGAACTCGAGGAACTTCTGGGCCCCGGTGCTGTTGCCGCCCTTGACCGCGCCCACGCCGTCGACGAGGACCGGCGCGCCGGAGGCCGGCATCACGAAGCCGAACGGCATGTTCGACTGGTTGGCCTGGAGCAGCACGTCCTGGAGGTTCCAGGCGCTGACCACGCCCTGCTCGCGGGAGAGCTTCAGGTAGAGGTCGGCCGGGTTGGCCGCGTAGTCGGCGGTGTTGGCGTCCAGCTTGAGCAGCCAGTCGAAGCCGGGCTGCGGGTTGGAGCCGTCCGCCGAGAACCGCTGGATCATCGACGAGTAGATGGAGCGCATGCCGCCGGAGGCCGGCACGTCCCGGATGATGATCTTGTCTTTCCAGGCCGGGGTGATCAGGTCGTCCCAGTCCTTCGGCGCCTGCTCCGGGGTGACCGCCTTGTTGTTGTAGACGATGACCTGCGGCAGCAGGATCTCGCCGAACCAGCGGTTCTCGGCGTCCTTGTAGTTGGCGTCCATACCCTGCGCGAAGGTGGGCTGCCAGGGGGCGAGCAGGTCCTCGCCCGCGCCGGCCGACAGGCCCTGCTGGGTGCCGCCCCACCAGACGTCGGCCTGCGGGTTGGCCTTCTCGGCGCGGACCCGCTCCAGGATCTCCTGGGCGCCCATGTTCAGGACCTCGACCTTGCCCTGGTATTCGGGGTTGGCCTCGGTGAACTTCTCGATGACGAAGTCGGTGACCTTCTTGTCGCGCGCGGTGTAGATGACGATGTTCTCGACCGATTCGGACGACGACGACGTGTCGTCGCCGCCTCCGCCACATGCCGTGGTGACGGTCATGAGCGCGGCGAGCGCGCCGGCCAGAGCTAGGCGACGTCTCATGGGGAACCTCCGGTTGAGGGACTGGCGGGGATGAACTACGACGGGGAGGACTGGTGGGTGGCGGCGGCGGACAGCGCGTAGCTGACCGCGCCGTGCAGGACCGCCCGGTCGCCGAGCACGGCCCGGCGTACGTCGGTCGCCGCGGGGGCACGGGTGGCGACGAGGTCCTGGAGGCGGTCGAGCGCGGCGTCGTCGAGTTGTGCCGCGGCGCCGCTGAGCAGCACCCGGCCGGGGTCGACGACGC is a window from the Polymorphospora rubra genome containing:
- a CDS encoding extracellular solute-binding protein, whose translation is MRRRLALAGALAALMTVTTACGGGGDDTSSSSESVENIVIYTARDKKVTDFVIEKFTEANPEYQGKVEVLNMGAQEILERVRAEKANPQADVWWGGTQQGLSAGAGEDLLAPWQPTFAQGMDANYKDAENRWFGEILLPQVIVYNNKAVTPEQAPKDWDDLITPAWKDKIIIRDVPASGGMRSIYSSMIQRFSADGSNPQPGFDWLLKLDANTADYAANPADLYLKLSREQGVVSAWNLQDVLLQANQSNMPFGFVMPASGAPVLVDGVGAVKGGNSTGAQKFLEFLYEDGLRADLARDYFQIPAVEIAEQPQWLTELDLKPMNVDWSVVAAKETEWINHWNAEIKNKG